A region of Methyloversatilis discipulorum DNA encodes the following proteins:
- the arsS gene encoding arsenosugar biosynthesis radical SAM (seleno)protein ArsS (Some members of this family are selenoproteins.), with the protein MHATLPLLSRTDFPPLRRRHTEVLQVNLGYTCNQSCLHCHVNAGPTRTEQMSAENIRAVLDFIRASDIRQLDLTGGAPEMNPHFRSVVTEARALGVAVMDRCNLTILSEPGHEGLATFLAEQGVQVTASLPCYLEDNVDRQRGNGVFARSIAGLKQLNALGYGRAGSGLELNLVFNPQGPALPPPQAQLEAAYREHLGREYGIVFTRLLTLANMPIQRFGSTLVSKGQFADYMELLRGAHRDDNLQHVMCRNQLSVDWQGHVYDCDFNQMLGLPLRVEGRPRTHLSQLLGRDLDGNPVVVADHCYGCTAGQGSSCGGALN; encoded by the coding sequence ATGCACGCCACCCTGCCGCTGCTGTCCCGCACCGATTTTCCGCCGCTGCGCCGGCGCCACACCGAAGTGCTGCAGGTCAATCTGGGCTACACCTGCAACCAGAGCTGCCTGCACTGTCACGTGAATGCCGGACCGACGCGCACCGAACAGATGAGCGCCGAGAACATCCGCGCCGTGCTCGACTTCATCCGCGCCAGCGACATCCGTCAGCTCGATCTGACCGGCGGCGCGCCGGAAATGAATCCGCACTTCCGCAGCGTGGTTACCGAGGCGCGCGCGCTCGGCGTCGCGGTGATGGACCGCTGCAACCTCACCATCCTGTCCGAACCGGGCCACGAGGGATTGGCGACATTCCTGGCCGAACAGGGCGTGCAGGTGACCGCGTCGCTGCCCTGTTACCTGGAGGATAACGTCGACCGCCAGCGCGGCAATGGCGTGTTCGCGCGCAGCATCGCCGGACTGAAGCAACTGAACGCGCTCGGCTACGGCCGTGCCGGCAGCGGTCTCGAACTGAATCTGGTGTTCAACCCGCAAGGCCCTGCCCTGCCGCCGCCGCAAGCCCAGCTCGAAGCGGCGTATCGCGAGCATCTGGGCCGCGAGTACGGCATCGTGTTCACCCGGCTGCTGACGCTGGCCAACATGCCGATCCAGCGCTTCGGCTCGACGCTGGTATCGAAAGGCCAGTTCGCCGATTACATGGAACTGCTGCGCGGCGCCCACCGCGACGACAACCTTCAGCACGTGATGTGCCGCAACCAGTTGAGCGTGGACTGGCAGGGCCACGTCTACGACTGCGATTTCAACCAGATGCTGGGCCTGCCGCTGCGCGTCGAGGGGCGGCCGCGCACCCATCTGTCGCAACTGCTGGGGCGCGACCTCGACGGCAATCCGGTGGTGGTGGCCGATCACTGCTATGGCTGCACCGCCGGACAGGGTTCGTCCTGTGGCGGCGCACTGAACTGA
- the acuI gene encoding acrylyl-CoA reductase (NADPH), protein MFKGILLEQGEGGKTIASLKDLDESALPEGDVRVAVSWSSLNYKDALAITGRSPIVRKWPMVPGIDFAGTVEQSSHPLWKAGDAVVLTGFGVGEGHWGGLAQRAQVKGDWLVGLPAGLDAMHAMAVGTAGFTAMLCVMALERHGLQPGDGEVLVTGASGGVGSVAVALLARLGYRVVASTGRLAETDYLKSLGAESVIDRATLSAPGRPLAKERWAGVVDSVGSHTLVNACAATRENGAVAACGLAQGMDFPATVAPFILRGVTLYGINSVTVARAPREAAWARIVRDMPLDLLDRITQVVPLSDVIAVAPRFIDGQVRGRLVVDTSVA, encoded by the coding sequence ATGTTCAAAGGCATATTGCTGGAGCAGGGCGAGGGCGGCAAGACGATCGCCAGCCTCAAGGATCTTGACGAATCAGCGCTGCCGGAAGGCGATGTGCGCGTCGCCGTCAGCTGGTCCAGCCTGAACTACAAGGACGCGCTGGCCATCACCGGGCGCAGCCCCATCGTGCGCAAGTGGCCCATGGTGCCGGGCATCGATTTCGCCGGCACGGTGGAGCAGAGCAGTCACCCGCTGTGGAAGGCCGGCGACGCGGTGGTGCTGACCGGTTTCGGGGTTGGCGAAGGTCACTGGGGCGGTCTGGCTCAGCGCGCGCAGGTGAAGGGCGACTGGCTGGTGGGTCTGCCGGCCGGGCTCGATGCGATGCATGCAATGGCGGTCGGCACGGCCGGTTTCACCGCCATGCTGTGCGTCATGGCGCTGGAACGTCACGGCCTGCAGCCGGGCGACGGCGAGGTGCTGGTGACCGGCGCCAGCGGCGGCGTTGGTTCGGTCGCAGTAGCGCTGCTGGCCAGGCTCGGTTACCGCGTGGTGGCCAGCACCGGCCGGCTGGCAGAGACCGACTACCTGAAGTCGCTGGGCGCCGAATCGGTGATCGACCGCGCCACGCTGTCGGCGCCCGGCCGGCCGCTGGCGAAGGAGCGCTGGGCGGGCGTCGTCGACAGCGTCGGCTCGCACACGCTGGTCAATGCCTGCGCGGCGACGCGCGAGAACGGTGCGGTGGCGGCCTGCGGACTGGCGCAAGGCATGGACTTCCCGGCTACGGTGGCGCCGTTCATCCTGCGTGGTGTCACCCTCTATGGCATCAACAGCGTCACCGTCGCGCGCGCCCCGCGCGAGGCGGCCTGGGCCCGCATCGTGCGCGACATGCCGCTGGACCTGCTGGATCGCATCACGCAGGTGGTGCCGCTGTCCGACGTGATCGCGGTGGCGCCGCGTTTCATCGACGGACAGGTGCGCGGCCGCCTCGTGGTCGATACCTCGGTGGCCTGA